Proteins encoded in a region of the Nitrospinota bacterium genome:
- a CDS encoding roadblock/LC7 domain-containing protein, whose protein sequence is MTTDENLRSRRLVFYKETVDQIDALLKDFLRLSKAKSIYFIDKEGHAVTQTGDTAGVNPEALSALVAGSFSATRELAKVLGESEFNTMSHKGDKGQINVTLVGRRSMLVVLFDEKTTAGMVALYLKELGEKVAKLLDVAERQQAMKTKDDTEPLGEEYNVSLQEKLDQLFED, encoded by the coding sequence ATGACCACCGATGAGAATTTAAGGTCCCGGCGGCTGGTTTTCTACAAGGAAACCGTCGATCAGATCGACGCGCTGCTCAAAGACTTCCTCCGTTTGTCGAAGGCTAAAAGCATTTACTTCATCGACAAGGAAGGGCACGCGGTGACCCAGACGGGGGATACCGCCGGCGTCAATCCCGAAGCGCTCTCCGCCCTCGTGGCCGGCAGTTTCTCCGCCACGCGCGAGCTGGCCAAAGTGCTGGGCGAGTCCGAGTTCAATACGATGTCGCACAAGGGGGACAAGGGACAAATCAACGTCACGCTGGTGGGCCGCCGCTCCATGCTGGTCGTGCTGTTCGACGAAAAAACCACCGCCGGGATGGTGGCGCTCTACCTCAAGGAATTGGGCGAGAAAGTGGCAAAGCTGCTGGACGTGGCGGAACGCCAGCAGGCGATGAAGACAAAAGACGATACCGAACCGCTGGGTGAAGAGTACAACGTCTCCTTGCAGGAAAAGCTTGACCAGCTTTTCGAGGACTGA
- a CDS encoding SurA N-terminal domain-containing protein — translation MVQINFARREISCKIVFYGPGMSGKTTNLQVIHQKAPKESKGDLIAIATEGDRTLFFDFLPLDLGQVKGMNTKFQLYTVPGQVYYASTRKLVLQGADGVVFVADSQKKKLDENIEALKDLETSLKEYGIDMKSFPLVIQWNKRDLPDAAEIPWLEERINWTKAVTTEAVAARGDGVMQTLKVAAKLVLDHINSKGSEISGSSAPPAAAAAAPKKEEVVVALVNGGKVTRNYFVNYCQTQYRLAAPGEVEDFKRFSREEDMAQLNGLINQMLLMQEAKKNAMAIDKKQIEGQVVSFARKFGSMEKFNQWLDARHLTMDAVKNEAVKNIIITMMLKGKYGDVAAELAVAPAEAAAYHDSHQQAFPGGLEKHQERIVQILKNKKKKKMLDDLYAALRKDAKIEMFEDKLQ, via the coding sequence GTGGTTCAGATTAACTTTGCCCGCCGGGAAATAAGCTGCAAGATCGTCTTTTACGGTCCCGGCATGAGCGGCAAAACCACCAACCTCCAGGTGATTCACCAAAAAGCCCCCAAAGAAAGCAAGGGGGACCTTATCGCCATCGCCACGGAAGGGGACCGCACGCTCTTTTTCGATTTCCTGCCGCTCGACCTGGGGCAGGTGAAGGGGATGAACACCAAGTTCCAGCTCTATACCGTGCCGGGGCAGGTCTACTACGCCAGCACCCGCAAACTGGTGCTGCAGGGGGCCGACGGGGTGGTGTTCGTGGCCGACTCGCAAAAGAAAAAACTGGATGAAAATATCGAGGCGCTCAAAGATCTCGAGACGAGCCTCAAAGAGTACGGCATCGACATGAAAAGTTTCCCGTTGGTCATCCAGTGGAACAAGCGGGATTTGCCGGACGCGGCGGAGATACCCTGGCTGGAAGAACGCATCAATTGGACAAAGGCCGTCACCACCGAGGCGGTGGCCGCCCGCGGCGACGGGGTGATGCAAACGCTCAAAGTCGCGGCCAAGCTGGTGCTCGACCACATCAACTCCAAGGGGAGCGAAATTTCAGGCTCCTCGGCGCCGCCCGCGGCCGCCGCCGCGGCCCCCAAAAAGGAAGAAGTGGTGGTGGCGCTGGTGAACGGCGGCAAGGTGACGCGCAATTATTTTGTGAATTACTGCCAGACGCAGTACCGCCTTGCCGCCCCCGGCGAGGTGGAGGATTTCAAGCGGTTTTCGCGCGAAGAGGATATGGCCCAGCTCAACGGCCTTATCAACCAGATGCTGCTGATGCAGGAGGCCAAGAAAAACGCCATGGCCATCGATAAAAAACAGATCGAGGGACAGGTGGTGTCGTTCGCGCGGAAGTTCGGTTCGATGGAAAAATTCAACCAATGGCTCGACGCGCGCCACCTCACGATGGACGCGGTGAAAAACGAAGCGGTGAAAAACATCATCATCACCATGATGCTCAAGGGCAAATACGGCGATGTGGCCGCCGAACTGGCCGTGGCCCCCGCCGAAGCCGCGGCCTACCACGATTCGCACCAGCAGGCGTTTCCCGGCGGCCTGGAAAAGCACCAGGAGCGGATCGTTCAAATACTCAAAAACAAGAAAAAGAAAAAGATGCTGGACGACCTCTACGCAGCCCTGAGAAAAGATGCGAAAATTGAAATGTTTGAGGATAAACTACAGTAA